A genomic segment from Nocardia cyriacigeorgica GUH-2 encodes:
- a CDS encoding ATP synthase F0 subunit C: MSLSYLAQEAANESTLKGLGAVGYGLAAIGPGIGVGIVVGKAIEGIARQPELQGTIRTNMFLGIAFTEALALIGLVAGFIF, from the coding sequence ATGAGCCTCTCGTACCTGGCCCAGGAAGCTGCCAACGAGTCGACGCTGAAGGGCCTCGGCGCCGTCGGCTACGGCCTGGCCGCCATCGGCCCGGGCATCGGCGTCGGCATCGTCGTCGGTAAGGCGATCGAGGGTATCGCCCGCCAGCCCGAGCTGCAGGGCACCATCCGTACCAACATGTTCCTCGGTATCGCGTTCACCGAGGCGCTGGCCCTGATCGGCCTCGTCGCCGGCTTCATCTTCTGA
- a CDS encoding F0F1 ATP synthase subunit delta, with protein MYAASREASSRSREALRAALTGSDSVAATTGSELFAVVAVLDSQRSLRVALADVSVPGSARAELSERVFGGKVSPATLAVLTTAVAQDWSRTADLVDTLELLGQEALLESAADSGRLDAVEDELFRLGRIIADNPDLEQALSDRAKPASARRDLITRLLTGKAEPITVTLAEQTVIRQQTGLGAAFDELSDLAASRRDQIVAHVRAAIALTPQQKERLAASLQRIYGKPVTVHVQVDASLLSGLVVRVGDDVIDGSAVGRLERLRRELA; from the coding sequence ATGTACGCAGCGAGCCGCGAGGCCAGCTCCCGTTCGCGGGAGGCGCTTCGGGCCGCTCTGACCGGAAGCGACAGTGTTGCCGCGACGACGGGCTCGGAACTGTTCGCCGTTGTCGCCGTGCTGGACAGCCAGCGTTCGCTGCGTGTTGCGCTCGCGGACGTGTCGGTGCCCGGTTCGGCGCGTGCCGAACTGAGCGAGCGGGTCTTCGGCGGCAAGGTCAGCCCCGCCACCTTGGCGGTGCTGACCACCGCGGTGGCCCAGGACTGGTCCCGCACCGCCGACCTGGTCGACACCCTCGAGTTGCTCGGCCAGGAGGCACTGCTGGAGTCGGCCGCCGACAGCGGCCGGCTCGACGCGGTCGAGGACGAGCTGTTCCGGCTCGGCCGGATCATCGCCGACAACCCCGACCTGGAGCAGGCTCTGTCGGATCGCGCGAAGCCGGCCTCGGCGCGGCGTGACCTGATCACCCGCCTGCTGACCGGCAAGGCCGAGCCCATCACCGTCACGCTCGCCGAGCAGACGGTGATCCGGCAGCAGACCGGCCTCGGCGCGGCCTTCGACGAGTTGTCCGACCTGGCAGCGTCGCGACGCGACCAGATCGTCGCGCACGTGCGGGCCGCGATCGCCCTGACGCCGCAGCAGAAGGAGCGGCTGGCCGCTTCGTTGCAGCGCATCTACGGCAAGCCGGTCACGGTGCACGTGCAGGTCGACGCGAGTCTGCTGAGCGGGCTCGTCGTGCGCGTCGGTGACGACGTGATCGACGGCAGCGCCGTGGGCCGACTGGAGCGGCTGCGCCGCGAACTGGCGTAA
- the rho gene encoding transcription termination factor Rho, which produces MTDTDLLATPGVDSNPQASGDRDSDSGQISKMSEHTDVARSGLTGMLLPQLRALAGELGIRGTSGMRKGDLIAAIKENQAGKAASADKPARASAKSATKTEAKNAATRAEQPTLDVAPAQEPAAQNTAPAKDSQPAAAPQAPAGDAAKDARAKSSEKNSADNADAAAPAAENSDESGREQGQRGRGRQRRGRDQARGNDQARGNAGGTDTATETRTDEAKPEGDGGERRRDRGQQQGQSGDRGQNAGGRGDNRGGDDEEGGRGRRGRRFRERRRSRDRDGGGGEARELEIREDDVLQPVAGILDVLDNYAFVRTSGYLAGPNDVYVSMNLVRKNGLRRGDAITGAVRAPRDGEQSNQRQKFDPLVRLDTVNGGDVEAAKRRPDFNKLTPLYPNQRLRLETQPNKLTTRVIDLIMPIGKGQRALIVSPPKAGKTTIMQDIANAIAVNNPECYLMVVLVDERPEEVTDMQRSVKGEVIASTFDRPPADHTSVAELAIERAKRLVEMGKDVVVLLDSITRLGRAYNNSSPASGRILSGGVDSTALYPPKRFLGAARNIENGGSLTIIATAMVETGSTGDTVIFEEFKGTGNAELKLDRKIAERRVFPAVDVAPSGTRKDELLLSPDEAAVLHKLRRVLSGLDSHQAIDLLIDRLKKSKNNLEFLMQVSKTAPGALDE; this is translated from the coding sequence AGGGCGATCTGATCGCCGCCATCAAGGAAAATCAGGCAGGCAAGGCGGCGTCCGCGGACAAGCCGGCGCGCGCTTCGGCCAAGTCCGCCACCAAGACCGAGGCGAAGAACGCCGCGACCCGCGCCGAGCAGCCGACGCTGGACGTCGCGCCCGCGCAGGAACCCGCCGCGCAGAACACCGCGCCCGCCAAGGATTCGCAGCCCGCCGCGGCCCCGCAGGCCCCGGCCGGCGACGCCGCCAAGGACGCGCGCGCCAAGTCTTCCGAGAAGAATTCCGCCGACAACGCCGACGCCGCGGCGCCCGCCGCCGAGAACTCCGACGAGTCCGGTCGTGAGCAGGGCCAGCGCGGTCGCGGCAGGCAGCGTCGTGGCCGCGACCAGGCGCGCGGCAACGACCAGGCGCGCGGCAACGCCGGTGGTACCGACACCGCCACCGAGACCCGCACCGACGAGGCCAAGCCGGAGGGCGACGGCGGCGAACGTCGTCGTGACCGTGGCCAGCAGCAGGGCCAGTCCGGTGACCGCGGCCAGAACGCCGGCGGACGCGGCGACAACCGCGGCGGCGACGACGAGGAAGGCGGGCGCGGACGGCGCGGACGCCGGTTCCGTGAGCGCCGGCGCAGCCGCGACCGCGATGGTGGCGGCGGCGAGGCGCGCGAGCTCGAGATCCGCGAGGACGACGTCCTGCAGCCGGTCGCCGGCATCCTCGACGTGCTCGACAACTACGCGTTCGTGCGCACCTCCGGCTACCTGGCCGGCCCGAACGACGTGTACGTCTCGATGAACCTGGTCCGCAAGAACGGCCTGCGCCGCGGTGACGCGATCACCGGTGCGGTGCGCGCCCCGCGTGACGGTGAGCAGTCGAATCAGCGGCAGAAGTTCGATCCGCTGGTCCGTTTGGACACCGTCAACGGCGGTGATGTCGAGGCGGCCAAGCGTCGGCCCGACTTCAACAAGCTCACCCCGCTGTACCCGAACCAGCGGCTGCGCCTGGAAACTCAGCCCAACAAGCTGACCACCCGGGTCATCGACCTGATCATGCCGATCGGTAAGGGCCAGCGCGCGCTGATCGTGTCCCCGCCCAAGGCCGGTAAGACCACGATCATGCAGGACATCGCCAACGCGATCGCGGTCAACAACCCCGAGTGCTACCTGATGGTGGTGCTGGTCGACGAGCGGCCCGAAGAGGTCACCGATATGCAGCGTTCGGTCAAGGGTGAGGTCATCGCCTCCACCTTCGACCGTCCGCCGGCCGATCACACCTCGGTCGCCGAGCTCGCCATCGAGCGGGCCAAGCGCCTGGTGGAGATGGGCAAGGATGTCGTCGTGCTGCTCGACTCGATCACCCGATTGGGCCGCGCCTACAACAACTCCTCGCCGGCTTCGGGCCGAATCCTTTCCGGTGGTGTGGATTCCACCGCGCTGTACCCGCCCAAGCGGTTCCTCGGCGCGGCCCGCAACATCGAGAACGGCGGCTCGCTGACGATCATCGCCACCGCCATGGTGGAGACCGGTTCGACCGGTGACACGGTGATCTTCGAGGAGTTCAAGGGCACCGGTAACGCCGAGCTCAAGCTGGACCGCAAGATCGCCGAGCGGCGGGTGTTCCCGGCGGTCGACGTCGCGCCGTCCGGTACCCGTAAGGACGAACTACTGCTGAGCCCAGACGAGGCCGCGGTGCTGCACAAGCTGCGTCGCGTGCTGTCCGGCCTGGACTCGCATCAGGCGATCGACCTGCTCATCGATCGTTTGAAGAAGAGCAAGAACAACCTGGAGTTCCTCATGCAGGTCTCCAAGACCGCGCCGGGTGCGCTCGACGAATGA
- the prmC gene encoding peptide chain release factor N(5)-glutamine methyltransferase gives MTRTPLRPVLAEAVETLQAAGVPSPRADAEQLAAHVLGVPRSRLLLAPLLTPEQLAGLHELVRRRAQRIPLQHLIGHASMGRIDLEVGPGVFIPRPETELVFAWALAHLEAVRHDHPPVVVDLCTGSGALALAIAHARPDADVRAVELDPDALTWARHNADLRIAAGDTPITLYADDATDPALLTELNGRADIVVSNPPYIPVGAELDPEVADHDPHRALFGGADGLDVIRGLIPTVARLLRPGGGTAIEHDDSNGSQLAALLAETGAFTEITEHSDLAGKPRFVAAVRT, from the coding sequence ATGACCCGCACACCGTTGCGGCCCGTGCTCGCCGAGGCCGTCGAAACGCTGCAGGCCGCGGGCGTGCCGAGCCCGCGCGCGGACGCCGAACAGCTGGCCGCCCATGTCCTCGGCGTCCCGCGTTCCCGGCTGCTGCTCGCTCCGCTGCTCACGCCCGAACAGCTCGCCGGCCTGCACGAGCTGGTGCGGCGGCGAGCGCAGCGAATCCCGTTGCAGCACTTGATCGGCCACGCCTCGATGGGCCGGATCGACCTCGAGGTCGGCCCCGGCGTCTTCATCCCGCGCCCGGAGACCGAGCTGGTGTTCGCGTGGGCGCTGGCCCACCTCGAGGCCGTGCGTCACGATCACCCGCCCGTCGTGGTGGATCTCTGCACGGGTTCGGGCGCGCTCGCGCTCGCCATCGCGCACGCCCGCCCCGACGCAGACGTGCGCGCGGTCGAACTCGATCCGGACGCCCTGACGTGGGCCCGGCACAACGCCGACCTGCGGATCGCGGCCGGCGACACCCCGATCACCCTCTACGCCGACGACGCCACCGACCCCGCGCTGCTCACCGAGCTGAACGGCCGGGCCGACATCGTGGTGTCCAATCCGCCCTACATCCCCGTCGGCGCCGAACTCGACCCCGAGGTCGCCGACCACGATCCGCACCGGGCCCTGTTCGGCGGCGCCGACGGCCTCGACGTCATCCGCGGGCTGATACCGACCGTCGCCCGTCTGCTGCGCCCCGGCGGCGGCACCGCCATCGAACACGACGACTCCAATGGCTCTCAGCTGGCGGCTCTGCTCGCCGAAACCGGCGCGTTCACCGAGATCACCGAGCATTCCGATCTGGCGGGTAAACCACGGTTCGTGGCCGCGGTACGCACCTGA
- a CDS encoding F0F1 ATP synthase subunit B, translating into MNAISLLAEESSEDINPLIPETYDIVWSIVCVAVIAVLFYKFVVPRLTKVLDERSEKIEGGIAKAEAAQEEAQQTLAQYQQQLADARLEAARIREDARTQGQQILAQMRTEAQAESDRIVAAGHAQLEAQRQQILTELRSEVGRTAVDLAEKVIGQSVSDEAKQAASIEKFLSELDDTDAGIGVGR; encoded by the coding sequence ATGAACGCGATTTCTTTGCTCGCAGAGGAGAGTTCGGAGGACATCAATCCTCTGATCCCCGAAACGTACGACATCGTCTGGTCGATCGTCTGTGTCGCGGTTATCGCGGTGCTGTTCTACAAGTTCGTCGTCCCGCGCCTGACCAAGGTGCTCGACGAGCGCAGCGAGAAGATCGAAGGCGGTATCGCCAAGGCCGAGGCCGCGCAGGAAGAGGCACAGCAGACGCTGGCGCAGTACCAGCAGCAGCTGGCCGACGCCCGCCTCGAGGCCGCGCGCATCCGTGAGGACGCGCGCACCCAGGGCCAGCAGATCCTGGCGCAGATGCGCACGGAGGCCCAGGCCGAAAGCGACCGGATCGTGGCCGCGGGCCACGCCCAGCTGGAAGCCCAGCGCCAGCAGATCCTCACCGAACTGCGCTCCGAGGTCGGCCGCACCGCGGTGGACTTGGCCGAGAAGGTCATCGGACAGTCGGTTTCGGACGAGGCCAAGCAGGCGGCGTCGATCGAGAAGTTCCTCAGCGAACTCGACGACACCGACGCCGGCATCGGGGTCGGAAGGTAA
- the prfA gene encoding peptide chain release factor 1: protein MTQPSAIDDILAEYAGLETQLADPALHNDAGAARRVGKRFAELAPVMSTYRKLSAARDDLAAARELAADDAAFAAEVPELEQQVSELEQALTDLLAPRDPHDGDDVVLEVKSGEGGEESALFAADLARMYVRYAERHGWKVEILDATYSDLGGYKEATLSIKSRDAARDGVWSRFKFEGGVHRVQRVPVTESQGRVHTSAAGVLIYPEPDEVEQVQIDETDLRIDVYRSSGKGGQGVNTTDSAVRITHLPSGIVVTCQNERSQLQNKARAMQVLAARLQALAEEQAEQEAAAGRASQIRTVDRSERIRTYNFPENRIADHRIGFKAHNLDAVLDGDMDALLDALGKADREARMAAE from the coding sequence GTGACCCAGCCGTCCGCGATCGACGACATCCTGGCCGAGTACGCGGGCTTGGAGACCCAGCTCGCCGATCCGGCGCTGCACAACGACGCGGGTGCGGCCCGCCGCGTCGGTAAGCGGTTCGCCGAGCTCGCGCCGGTGATGTCGACCTACCGCAAGCTCAGCGCCGCCCGCGACGATCTGGCCGCCGCCCGCGAGCTGGCCGCCGACGACGCGGCCTTCGCCGCCGAAGTGCCCGAGCTGGAGCAGCAGGTGAGCGAGCTGGAACAGGCGTTGACCGACCTGCTGGCCCCGCGCGACCCGCACGACGGCGACGACGTGGTGCTCGAGGTCAAGTCCGGTGAAGGCGGCGAGGAGTCCGCACTGTTCGCCGCGGACCTGGCGCGCATGTACGTGCGCTACGCCGAACGGCACGGCTGGAAGGTCGAGATCCTCGATGCCACCTACTCCGACCTGGGTGGATACAAGGAAGCCACGCTGTCGATCAAGAGCCGCGACGCCGCCCGCGACGGCGTCTGGTCGCGGTTCAAGTTCGAGGGCGGCGTGCACCGGGTGCAGCGGGTGCCGGTGACCGAATCGCAGGGCCGGGTGCACACCTCCGCGGCCGGCGTGCTGATCTACCCCGAGCCCGACGAGGTCGAGCAGGTGCAGATCGACGAAACCGATCTGCGCATCGACGTCTACCGCTCTTCCGGTAAGGGCGGCCAGGGCGTCAACACCACCGACTCCGCCGTTCGCATCACCCATCTGCCCTCCGGCATCGTGGTGACCTGCCAGAACGAGCGGTCCCAGTTGCAGAACAAGGCCCGCGCCATGCAGGTGCTGGCCGCACGACTGCAAGCGCTGGCCGAGGAGCAGGCCGAACAGGAGGCCGCGGCCGGCCGCGCCAGCCAGATCCGCACCGTGGACCGCTCCGAGCGCATCCGCACCTACAACTTCCCGGAGAACCGCATCGCCGACCACCGCATCGGCTTCAAGGCACACAACCTGGACGCGGTGCTCGACGGCGATATGGACGCCCTGCTCGACGCGCTCGGCAAGGCCGACCGCGAAGCCCGCATGGCCGCGGAGTGA
- a CDS encoding MraY family glycosyltransferase — protein MGSSGAVVPLRELLLVLLVSTVVTFLATGGIRVLAIGFGAVAVPRERDVHVKPIPRMGGVGMYLGVVAAVLFAHQLPALRRGFDYRPDIAAVLVAATIIVAVGIVDDRWGLDALTKFAGQVTAAGVMAVMGLSWYVIYNPFNNETVVLDGLQSALVTVAVAVTLINAMNFVDGLDGLAAGLGLISSIAVFAFSVGLLTEQGGSVDTYPPALLAAALAGACLGFLPHNFSPARIFMGDSGSMLIGLVLAAVSTSASGRIPLTGYGPRDIVGLLSPLLLVGAVMFIPVLDLLLAIVRRVRAGVSFSTPDKMHLHHRLLQIGHSQRRVVLLIYLWVGVLAFGAVGTSLMDRRVVVLLMAGGLVFALVATAVPGLRRERAAAAEHAEHPGEPPEAAG, from the coding sequence TTGGGAAGTTCCGGTGCCGTCGTCCCGCTGCGCGAGCTGCTGCTGGTGCTGCTGGTTTCCACCGTGGTGACCTTCCTGGCCACCGGCGGGATCCGGGTGCTGGCCATCGGTTTCGGCGCCGTCGCGGTCCCGCGCGAACGCGATGTGCACGTCAAGCCGATCCCGCGGATGGGCGGGGTCGGCATGTACCTGGGCGTGGTCGCCGCGGTGCTGTTCGCCCATCAGCTGCCCGCGCTGCGCCGTGGCTTCGACTACCGGCCCGATATCGCCGCGGTGCTGGTCGCGGCGACGATCATCGTCGCGGTCGGCATCGTCGACGACCGCTGGGGTCTGGACGCGCTCACCAAATTCGCGGGTCAGGTCACCGCCGCGGGCGTGATGGCGGTGATGGGGCTCAGCTGGTACGTCATCTACAACCCGTTCAACAACGAGACCGTGGTGCTGGACGGCTTGCAGAGCGCCCTGGTGACGGTCGCGGTCGCGGTGACGCTGATCAACGCGATGAACTTCGTCGACGGCCTCGACGGCCTGGCCGCGGGCCTGGGCCTGATCTCCTCGATCGCGGTCTTCGCCTTCTCGGTGGGTCTGCTCACCGAACAGGGCGGTTCGGTCGATACCTACCCGCCGGCGCTGCTGGCCGCCGCGCTGGCCGGCGCCTGCCTCGGCTTCCTGCCGCACAATTTCTCACCGGCCCGGATCTTCATGGGCGATTCCGGCTCGATGCTGATCGGGCTGGTGCTGGCCGCGGTCTCGACCAGCGCGTCCGGGCGCATCCCGCTCACCGGCTACGGTCCGCGCGACATCGTCGGCCTGCTCTCGCCGCTGCTGCTGGTCGGCGCGGTGATGTTCATCCCGGTGCTCGACCTGCTGCTGGCCATCGTGCGCCGGGTGCGCGCCGGCGTCAGCTTCTCCACCCCGGACAAAATGCACCTGCATCACCGGCTGCTCCAGATCGGTCATTCGCAGCGGCGTGTGGTCCTGCTCATCTATTTGTGGGTCGGTGTGCTGGCCTTCGGCGCGGTCGGCACCTCCCTGATGGACCGGCGCGTCGTGGTGCTGCTGATGGCGGGCGGACTGGTGTTCGCCCTGGTCGCGACGGCGGTTCCGGGGCTGCGCCGCGAACGCGCGGCCGCCGCCGAACACGCCGAGCATCCCGGCGAGCCGCCCGAGGCCGCCGGATGA
- the atpA gene encoding F0F1 ATP synthase subunit alpha, protein MAELTISSDEIRSAIESYTQSYTPETSIEEVGVVTDTSDGIAHVSGLPSAMANELLEFPGGVLGVALNLEDREIGAVILGEFADIEEGQQVRRTGDVLSVPVGDKFLGRVVNPLGQPIDGLGEIEADERRVLELQAATVLERQPVEEPMATGITAIDALTAIGRGQRQLVIGDRKTGKTAVCIDAILNQKANWESGDPKKQMRCIYVAIGQKGSTIAGVKAALEEHGAMEYTTIVAAPASDSAGFKWLAPYTGSAIGQHWMYQGKHVLIVFDDLTKQAEAYRAISLLLRRPPGREAYPGDVFYLHSRLLERCAKLSDEMGAGSMTGLPIIETKANDVSAFIPTNVISITDGQVFLESDLFNKGVRPAINVGTSVSRVGGAAQTKAMKKVAGSLRLEMAQYRELEAFSAFASDLDAASLAQLERGARWVELLKQDQYSPVAVEDQIVSIYLVDAGYYDSVPVADIRRFNSELLEDLHRSVPEAFDALQGGAKPLDGDAAEQIKAATDKFKQGFLASDGSRVVNEAAAGELDHEEVESLSVTRKHVEK, encoded by the coding sequence ATGGCGGAGCTGACGATCTCCTCCGACGAGATCCGTAGCGCGATCGAGAGCTACACCCAGAGCTACACCCCCGAGACCTCCATCGAAGAAGTCGGTGTGGTCACCGATACCAGTGACGGCATCGCGCACGTCTCCGGCCTGCCCTCGGCAATGGCCAACGAGCTGCTCGAGTTCCCGGGCGGCGTGCTCGGTGTGGCGCTGAACCTCGAGGACCGCGAGATCGGTGCGGTCATCCTCGGCGAGTTCGCCGATATCGAAGAGGGCCAGCAGGTCCGCCGCACCGGCGACGTGCTCTCGGTCCCGGTCGGCGACAAGTTCCTCGGCCGCGTGGTCAACCCGCTCGGTCAGCCGATCGACGGCCTCGGTGAGATCGAGGCCGACGAGCGCCGTGTGCTCGAGCTGCAGGCCGCGACCGTGCTGGAGCGCCAGCCGGTCGAGGAGCCGATGGCCACCGGCATCACCGCCATCGACGCCCTGACCGCGATCGGCCGTGGCCAGCGTCAGCTGGTCATCGGTGACCGCAAGACCGGCAAGACCGCGGTCTGCATCGACGCGATCCTGAACCAGAAGGCGAACTGGGAGTCCGGCGACCCCAAGAAGCAGATGCGCTGCATCTACGTCGCCATCGGCCAGAAGGGTTCCACCATCGCGGGCGTGAAGGCCGCGCTGGAGGAGCACGGCGCGATGGAGTACACCACCATCGTCGCGGCCCCGGCCTCCGACTCCGCCGGCTTCAAGTGGCTGGCCCCCTACACCGGCTCGGCCATCGGCCAGCACTGGATGTACCAGGGCAAGCACGTGCTGATCGTGTTCGACGACCTGACCAAGCAGGCCGAGGCCTACCGCGCCATCTCGCTGCTGCTGCGTCGCCCGCCGGGCCGCGAGGCCTACCCCGGTGACGTCTTCTACCTGCACTCGCGTCTGCTGGAGCGTTGCGCGAAGCTGTCCGACGAGATGGGTGCGGGTTCGATGACCGGTCTGCCGATCATCGAGACCAAGGCCAACGACGTCTCGGCGTTCATCCCGACCAACGTCATCTCCATCACCGACGGCCAGGTCTTCCTCGAGTCCGACCTGTTCAACAAGGGTGTCCGCCCGGCGATCAACGTCGGTACCTCGGTCTCCCGTGTCGGTGGCGCCGCCCAGACCAAGGCCATGAAGAAGGTCGCCGGTTCGCTGCGTCTGGAAATGGCGCAGTACCGCGAGCTGGAGGCGTTCTCCGCCTTCGCCTCCGACCTGGACGCGGCCTCGCTGGCTCAGCTCGAGCGCGGTGCCCGCTGGGTCGAGCTGCTCAAGCAGGACCAGTACTCCCCGGTCGCGGTCGAGGATCAGATCGTCTCGATCTACCTGGTCGACGCCGGCTACTACGACTCGGTTCCGGTCGCCGACATCCGCCGCTTCAACAGCGAGCTGCTCGAGGACCTGCACCGCAGCGTCCCCGAGGCCTTCGACGCGCTGCAGGGTGGCGCCAAGCCGCTCGACGGCGACGCGGCCGAGCAGATCAAGGCGGCCACCGACAAGTTCAAGCAGGGCTTCCTCGCTTCCGACGGCAGCCGTGTGGTGAACGAGGCCGCCGCCGGCGAGCTGGACCACGAAGAGGTCGAGTCGCTGTCGGTCACCCGCAAGCACGTCGAGAAGTAA
- a CDS encoding L-threonylcarbamoyladenylate synthase produces MSTVYDCADPDSRAAGLSAATSALKSGRLVVMPTDTLYGIAADAFDSQAVAELLAAKRRGRDMPVPVLVGSWHTIDGLVFSVRPQARDLIQAFWPGGLSLVVQQAPSLAWDLGDTRGTVMLRMPLHPVALELLRGVGPLAVSSANVSGQPPATTAAEARAQLGEHVGVYLDGGPAEHAIASTIVDLTADQPRILREGAVSIADIAEVLGMAPEALSGPATR; encoded by the coding sequence GTGAGTACCGTCTACGACTGCGCGGATCCCGACTCGCGCGCCGCCGGACTGTCCGCCGCGACCAGCGCCCTGAAGTCCGGGCGGCTCGTCGTCATGCCCACCGACACGCTCTACGGCATAGCCGCCGACGCGTTCGACAGTCAGGCGGTGGCCGAGCTGCTCGCCGCCAAACGACGTGGGCGCGATATGCCGGTGCCGGTGCTCGTCGGTTCCTGGCACACCATCGACGGCCTGGTGTTCTCGGTGCGTCCGCAGGCCCGCGACCTGATCCAGGCGTTCTGGCCCGGCGGGCTGAGTCTGGTTGTGCAGCAGGCGCCTTCGCTGGCCTGGGACCTCGGCGACACCAGGGGCACGGTGATGCTGCGGATGCCGCTGCATCCGGTCGCGCTGGAGTTGCTGCGCGGCGTCGGCCCGCTGGCGGTGTCGAGCGCCAACGTCTCCGGACAGCCGCCCGCCACCACCGCCGCCGAAGCGCGTGCCCAGCTGGGCGAGCACGTCGGGGTGTACCTCGACGGCGGGCCCGCCGAGCACGCGATCGCCTCGACCATCGTCGATCTGACCGCCGATCAGCCGCGCATCCTGCGCGAGGGCGCGGTCTCGATCGCCGATATCGCCGAGGTGCTCGGGATGGCGCCCGAGGCGCTGTCGGGCCCCGCTACCCGGTGA
- the atpB gene encoding F0F1 ATP synthase subunit A, with the protein MSDRTAGTTEPAARTRERTLSVTTLAAEFHAPSLTDFFPPAVLFEGTPFELDRLMLIRILMSAVLIGLMALAFRSPRIVPRGLQNVAEIGLVFVKEQICEEVLGKETGRKYFPLIATIFFTVLFLNFSSIVPFLNISSNARIGMPLVLAVIAYIAFNYVGIKKYGFFKYMRSSIVVPNVPPALHVLLIPIEFVSTFILRPFTLTVRLMANMLAGHIMLVLFFSSTWFFLFDAANWMKVFSPFSLLAGIGFTMFEMLVIFLQAYVFALLTAVYIGLAEHADSH; encoded by the coding sequence ATGTCCGATCGAACCGCGGGAACGACCGAACCCGCGGCCCGAACACGGGAGAGAACGCTGAGCGTCACCACTTTGGCCGCGGAATTTCACGCGCCATCGCTAACCGACTTTTTCCCTCCGGCGGTGCTGTTCGAGGGAACGCCGTTCGAACTCGATCGCTTGATGCTCATTCGCATCCTGATGTCGGCGGTCCTGATCGGCCTCATGGCACTGGCCTTCCGTTCGCCCCGCATCGTTCCGCGCGGCTTGCAGAATGTCGCCGAGATCGGTCTGGTCTTCGTCAAAGAGCAGATCTGCGAAGAGGTCCTCGGTAAGGAAACCGGCCGCAAGTATTTCCCGCTGATCGCGACGATCTTCTTCACGGTTCTTTTCCTGAATTTCTCCAGCATCGTCCCGTTCTTGAATATCTCCTCGAACGCGCGGATCGGTATGCCGCTGGTGCTGGCCGTCATCGCCTACATCGCGTTCAACTACGTCGGCATCAAGAAGTACGGCTTCTTCAAGTACATGCGCAGCAGCATCGTGGTGCCGAACGTGCCGCCCGCGCTGCATGTGCTGCTGATTCCGATCGAATTCGTCTCGACCTTCATCCTGCGTCCGTTCACGCTGACCGTCCGACTCATGGCCAACATGCTGGCCGGTCACATCATGCTGGTGCTGTTCTTCAGCTCCACCTGGTTCTTCCTGTTCGACGCCGCGAACTGGATGAAGGTGTTCTCGCCGTTCTCGCTGCTGGCGGGAATCGGGTTCACGATGTTCGAGATGTTGGTCATCTTCCTGCAGGCCTATGTGTTTGCACTGCTGACCGCCGTGTACATCGGCCTGGCCGAGCACGCAGATTCCCACTGA
- the rpmE gene encoding 50S ribosomal protein L31, giving the protein MKAGIHPTYVDTTVVCGCGNTFQTRSTKESGHITVEVCSQCHPFYTGKQKILDTGGRVARFEARYGKRAEKKADSK; this is encoded by the coding sequence ATGAAGGCAGGAATCCACCCGACCTACGTCGACACCACCGTCGTCTGCGGTTGCGGCAATACGTTCCAGACCCGGTCCACCAAGGAATCCGGGCACATCACCGTCGAGGTCTGCTCGCAGTGCCACCCGTTCTACACCGGCAAGCAGAAGATCCTGGACACCGGCGGCCGCGTGGCCCGCTTCGAGGCCCGCTACGGCAAGCGCGCCGAGAAGAAGGCCGACTCCAAGTAG